The proteins below are encoded in one region of Aspergillus nidulans FGSC A4 chromosome III:
- a CDS encoding NAD(P)-dependent alcohol dehydrogenase (transcript_id=CADANIAT00006419), whose product MSFKVFKGSEKGVIESTTKKPALEGDRVLVKVSHSGVCGTDLHYKAADMVLGHEGVGYVEEVGPDVKDLKKGDRVGWGYEHDCCGRCKHCLSGFETFCPERAMYGFADLDQGSFASHAVWREAFLFKLPDGLDNESAAPLMCGGSTVYNALVGAEVTPTDTVGIVGIGGLGHLAIQFAAKMGCYVIVFSGTDSKKEEAMKLGAKEFVATKDAKELKTSRKLNNLIVTTSFLPEWELFLNVLDNRATISPLTVSDKPFTIPNQEMLVKGLRVQGGIVAARQVHREMLQFAAFHGVKPIVMRYPMNEKGINECMKTLEEGKMRYRGVLAAE is encoded by the coding sequence ATGTCGTTCAAAGTCTTCAAAGGATCCGAGAAGGGGGTCATCGAATCCACCACCAAGAAACCCGCCCTCGAGGGGGACAGGGTGCTCGTCAAAGTCTCCCACTCAGGTGTCTGCGGCACCGACCTCCACTACAAGGCCGCCGACATGGTGCTTGGGCACGAGGGTGTGGGATACGTTGAGGAAGTCGGGCCGGATGTCAAggacctgaagaagggcgacCGGGTCGGCTGGGGCTACGAGCACGACTGCTGCGGTCGCTGCAAGCACTGTCTGTCTGGCTTCGAGACCTTCTGCCCCGAGCGCGCAATGTACGGTTTTGCAGACCTGGATCAGGGCTCGTTCGCCAGCCATGCGGTCTGGCGCGAAGCGTTCCTGTTCAAGCTCCCGGACGGGCTCGATAACGAGTCGGCTGCGCCCCTGATGTGCGGCGGATCGACCGTGTACAACGCCCTGGTGGGCGCCGAGGTCACGCCCACAGATACCGTCGGCATCGTGGGAATCGGCGGGCTAGGCCATCTAGCCATCCAGTTCGCTGCGAAGATGGGTTGCTACGTGATCGTTTTCAGCGGGACCGACtcaaagaaggaggaagccatGAAGCTGGGCGCGAAGGAATTTGTCGCAACAAAGGACgccaaggagctcaagaccaGTCGCAAACTTAACAATCTGATCGTCACGACGAGTTTTCTGCCGGAATGGGAACTGTTCCTGAACGTCCTCGACAACCGCGCGACCATCAGCCCGCTGACGGTCTCAGATAAGCCCTTTACAATCCCCAATCAGGAGATGCTCGTCAAGGGACTGCGCGTGCAGGGCGGCATCGTGGCGGCGCGCCAGGTGCACCGCGAAATGTTGCAGTTTGCAGCTTTCCATGGGGTAAAGCCGATCGTGATGCGGTATCCGATGAATGAGAAAGGGATCAACGAGTGCATGAAGACGctagaggaagggaagatgcGGTACCGGGGTGTATTGGCGGCGGAGTAG
- a CDS encoding putative MFS multidrug transporter (transcript_id=CADANIAT00006426): MTPAAAADNQAQKQKQSWGIKAFHKLVSPPATEKTDATQLTCCRVKGLFTSDFSGEISSGDVEIHTWNGPNDPENPSILTGLPAGTYGSGNDWMAEKFHVQNSPFPNLYWATTSWNMGAAFWPLIFVPLTESSGRMPGYFVAYIILIISLFPSAFAPNFATLVVTRFFGGGASSVSINIVGGSISDVWHGDKARSLPMSLFGFTSVVGIALGPFIGSAIVQIHKNDPWRWIFYVQIIYNAGLLPIFWLILRETRPDVILKRRAAKIRKETGRPVYAQADINAPSTLRLLQISFKRPTKMLLTEPVVTFFTLWISFAWGILYLFFSSVVQTFGENYGWDTLATGLVQLAISVGAVIGTVFNPFQDWLYLRSSSRNKEKPSKPIPEARLYTSIPGSLLFAAGLFWYGWASQPDVHWIVPTMGITAAGVGIYSIYMAVVNYLTDAYERYAASALSAASLGRNSFGAFLPLASPQLFSNLGFGWAGTLLGFIGVALSVVPVVLVLKGPAIRRSSPFMRESMWDTDTEENETGDGLDVKEGDRAEAV; the protein is encoded by the exons ATGACAcctgcagccgcagcagacaATCAAGctcagaagcagaagcaaagctGGGGGATAAAAGCTTTCCATAAGTTGGTATCCCCTCCTGCTACTGAAAAAACGGATGCAACACAGCTAACTTGCTGCAGAGTGAAAGGCCTATTCACCAGCGACTTTTCCGGCGAGATCAGTAGCGGCGACGTCGAAATCCATACCTGGAATGGCCCGAATGATCCTGAAAACCC CTCAATCCTCACAGGACTTCCGGCAGGAACCTATGGTTCTGGCAACGACTGGATGGCTGAGAAATTCCACGTACAGAACTCACCCTTCCCAAACCTTTACTGGGCAACCACATCATGGAACATGGGCGCCGCCTTCTGGCCACTCATTTTTGTCCCTTTGACTGAATCTTCCGGTCGAATGCCAGGTTACTTTGTGGCATACATCATCCTAATCATCAGTCTCTTCCCGAGCGCATTCGCACCGAACTTCGCAACGCTTGTCGTGACACGGTTCTTCGGCGGGGGCGCTTCGTCTGTTTCAATCAATATCGTCGGAGGAAGTATATCAGATGTCTGGCACGGGGATAAAGCACGAAGCCTCCCAATGTCGCTCTTCGGATTCACGAGTGTAGTCGGCATCGCCCTTGGCCCGTTCATTGGCAGCGCCATCGTCCAGATCCACAAGAACGATCCctggcgctggatcttctacGTGCAGATCATCTATAACGCCGGGCTCTTGCCCATCTTCTGGCTAATCCTGCGCGAGACCCGACCAGATGTAATCCTCAAGCGTCGTGCTGCTAAAATCCGCAAAGAAACCGGCCGTCCCGTCTACGCCCAAGCCGATATCAACGCCCCGTCtaccctccgcctcctccaaatCTCCTTCAAGAGACCGACGAAAATGCTGCTCACTGAACCCGTCGTCACTTTCTTCACTCTTTGGATTAGTTTCGCCTGGGGTATTCTGTACCTCTTCTTTAGCAGCGTTGTGCAAACGTTCGGCGAGAACTACGGCTGGGATACTTTGGCAACGGGTCTCGTGCAACTCGCCATCTCTGTCGGTGCCGTGATTGGTACTGTGTTCAACCCGTTTCAGGACTGGCTCTATCTTCGCTCGTCGAGTAGGAATAAGGAAAAACCTAGCAAGCCTATCCCCGAAGCGCGCCTGTATACGTCCATACCGGGCTCGCTCCTTTTTGCCGCAGGCCTCTTCTGGTACGGCTGGGCTTCACAACCAGACGTGCACTGGATCGTGCCTACGATGGGAATTACAGCAGCAGGTGTCGGGATTTACAGTATTTACATGGCTGTTGTGAATTATCTTACTGATGCGTACGAGCGATACGCGGCCTCCGCGCTGTCTGCTGCGAGTTTAGGACGGAATTCCTTTGGTGCATTTCTGCCGCTGGCTAGTCCACAACTGTTTAGCAACCTTGGTTTTGGATGGGCAGGCACTCTTCTCGGATTCATAGGGGTTGCATTGAGTGTTGTCCCTGTGGTACTGGTGCTCAAAGGCCCTGCTATTCGACGCAGTAGTCCGTTCATGAGGGAGAGTATGTGGGATACTGACACGGAGGAGAACGAAACCGGGGATGGCTTAGACGTGAAGGAGGGTGATCGGGCTGAGGCTGTCTGA
- a CDS encoding uncharacterized protein (transcript_id=CADANIAT00006421), with amino-acid sequence MSLLSSRMLRLPREDGSKTARPGPRCFTSAYELEGLTLSDLCSKRFTEGQQKGISDICLYPITTHSKAVLFCRHSPNFSYGWFYIVNDWVNTLPFICFAVGASEYVDHSNQHRSFTSSPQKMERVNARDEHSSDIDSLSNARTTKTTKKPFNLEQYDSIEARTNRANISQRPTELSRQRADKEAQCGHQTYDAVNTRVVYNASSKPCSDGQSPVPFPGTGSDRQRNNQRVELGVHVLDLTYTEQSTLGLNRKSVKTSSPLFKFISFIASRQFDQYRQYIFDQHILKSTGSLTFLSRKLMGLLFRNEIAGRGASSLYIAPLECSSYSLGDDAASPKPVTRKPTPAAPTASSPIVTSFSRETVSNKPSNDARSWETTTSQATPTPKPSNAGYKQIQYKIVGYQGDGLEAPIVSTRPAGRPPSNTIYQIYVGIADETEEESEHYAVVVRTPPHFADPMGDCAWYHCIGWGIEETNHYRRVVDEPQPFKSSYLKRRIGVGIMTEAQRQDFRRAFRQTPPQSSEFFCIHFMRKLVKTGIIQPYQIQQIESEVGEPPAELEWDPDYCDSPDFGPETLDYEGNIPIFEMEDIDRV; translated from the exons ATGAGTCTGCTTTCCAGTCGCATGCTCCGGCTTCCGCGAGAAGACGGCAGTAAGACTGCTCGTCCTGGCCCAAGGTGCTTCACTTCA GCCTACGAGTTGGAAGGTCTTACTCTGAGCGATTTGTGCAGCAAGCGCTTCACAGAAGGACAACAGAAAGGCATTTCAGATATATGCCTGTATCCTATCACAACGCATTCCAAGGCCGTGCTGTTCTGCAGACACAGCCCAAATTTCAGTTATGGGTGGTTCTATATAGTGAATGACTGGGTGAATACCCTCCCTTT CATTTGTTTCGCCGTCGGTGCTAGCGAATATGTTGACCACTCGAATCAGCACCGCAGTTTTACTTCATCGCCTCAGAAGATGGAACGAGTTAATGCCAGAGATGAG CATTCGAGTGATATTGATTCCTTATCCAACGCGAGAACCACCAAGACTACCAAGAAGCCTTTCAATCTAGAACAATACGACTCCATCGAAGCTCGGACAAATCGCGCAAATATATCACAAAGGCCAACCGAACTGTCTCGACAGCGTGCCGACAAAGAGGCCCAATGTGGACATCAAACATATGACGCTGTTAACACTCGTGTGGTATACAATGCCAGCTCTAAACCTTGTAGCGATGGACAAAGCCCAGTACCGTTTCCTGGAACTGGCTCTGACAGACAACGGAATAACCAAAGGGTCGAGTTAGGTGTCCATGTACTCGACTTAACATATACGGAGCAAAGCACTTTGGGACTAAACAGAAAATCAGTCAAGACGTCGAGCCCGCTTTTCAAATTTATCAGCTTCATCGCATCGCGACAGTTCGATCAATATCGTCAATACATATTCGATCAGCACATTCTCAAGTCGACTGGTTCGCTAACTTTCCTCTCTAGAAAATTAATGGGCTTGCTGTTCCGGAACGAGATCGCAGGTAGAGGCGCATCAAGCCTGTACATTGCACCCCTCGAGTGCTCGAGCTACAGTCTTGGGGACGACGCAGCCTCGCCGAAGCCAGTCACCCGGAAACCCACACCCGCTGCGCCAACCGCAAGTTCGCCAATAGTtaccagcttctccagagaaACAGTCAGCAATAAGCCTTCCAATGACGCCAGAAGCTGGGAAACAACCACCTCCCAAGCGACACCGACACCCAAGCCCTCCAATGCCGGCTACAAGCAAATACAATACAAAATCGTTGGGTACCAAGGAGATGGGCTGGAAGCGCCAATCGTATCAACTCGACCAGCAGGACGCCCACCCTCTAACACCATTTACCAGATCTACGTCGGGATTGCGGATGagaccgaggaggaaagcGAGCACTACGCGGTGGTCGTGCGGACCCCGCCTCACTTCGCAGACCCCATGGGCGACTGCGCCTGGTACCACTGCATAGGATGGGGGATCGAGGAAACGAACCACTACCGTCGAGTTGTGGATGAGCCGCAACCTTTCAAATCGTCCTACCTCAAGCGCCGGATCGGAGTGGGCATAATGACCGAGGCGCAGCGGCAGGATTTCCGCCGTGCCTTCCGGCAGACGCCCCCTCAGTCAAGTGAATTCTTTTGTATACATTTCATGCGGAAGCTGGTTAAGACTGGAATCATACAACCCTACCAGATCCAGCAGATTGAGTCCGAGGTTGGTGAGCCTCCTGCGGAGCTTGAGTGGGATCCTGACTACTGTGATTCGCCGGATTTTGGGCCTGAGACTTTGGACTATGAGGGAAATATTCCAATTTTTGAGATGGAGGATATCGATAGAGTTTAA
- a CDS encoding uncharacterized protein (transcript_id=CADANIAT00006424), translating to MKIQEDKNLENGESALSSINERRLMMKIDLRLLPMLCVMYMITFLDRVNIGNAAVLGMRDDLDMVEGTKYNAALMIFFIPYILFEIPSNILLHKLKPHVWRAYLANPGDRVYLLGMWYKRSEAQKRYSIFSCSTILAGAFGGLLASAIGKMDGVRGYGGWRWVFILEGLATIVMAVMVYFALPDFPEDCKWLSESEYDHIRDKMGGETGRLNGDVRMGWRDIAGVFKDWKVFIGAFMLFGQVVSGYGTCSLSRKKRFELIFYGDTDIAGYAYFAPTIIHTFGYGEIKTQLYSVPPWAAAFGCTMLVATLSDFFRHRYAFTMIGMLIGIAGYGVLLSIRDTAHHAAQYGALFMITCGCFSASPVFLCWFGMNLGGHTRRSVGTAFQIGFGNIGGIIATYSFLEKDAPLYRNGYIIGLSFACLSATMSTVYFFAVRYENRQRERLMAQGKEVTVQEEERLGDLACTYRYAY from the exons ATGAAGATTCAAG AGGATAAAAATTTGGAGAACGGCGAGAGTGCGCTAAGTTCCATTAATGAGCGTCGGCTAATGATGAAGATTGATCTCCGCCTGTTGCCGATGCTCTGTGTGATGTACATGATTACTTTTCTGGATAG GGTCAACATCGGCAATGCCGCCGTTTTAGGAATGCGGGATGATCTGGACATGGTAGAGGGAACAAAATACAACGCTGCGCTGATGATATTCTTCATTCCATATATCCTATTCGAGATTCCATCCAACATTCTCCTCCACAAACTGAAGCCGCATGTCTGGCGTGCGTATCTCGCAAATCCGGGAGACC GCGTATACCTGCTCGGCATGTGGTACAAGCGGTCAGAAGCGCAAAAACGATACAgtatcttctcctgctcgacCATATTAGCCGGTGCATTTGGCGGTCTTCTGGCATCCGCCATTGGAAAGATGGATGGGGTAAGAGGGTACGGCGGGTGGCGGTGGGTGTTTATCCTCGAGGGCCTGGCCACCATCGTGATGGCGGTTATGGTCTACTTTGCTCTGCCAGACTTTCCGGAAGACTGTAAGTGGTTGAGTGAGAGCGAGTACGACCATATCAGGGACAAGATGGGGGGCGAGACAGGACGCTTGAATGGGGATGTGCGAATGGGATGGCGGGATATCGCCGGAGTCTTCAAGGACT GGAAGGTATTCATCGGTGCCTTTATGCTGTTTGGACAGGTTGTCAGTGGTTACGGTACCTGCTCCTTGTCCAGAAAGAAACGATTCGAGCTCATTTTCTATGGAGATACTGATATTGCAGGCTACGCCTATTTCGCGCCAACCATCATCCATACATTCGGCTATGGGG AGATCAAAACCCAACTCTACTCCGTGCCCCCATGGGCCGCGGCCTTTGGCTGCACCATGTTGGTCGCCACGCTCTCCGACTTCTTTCGGCATCGCTACGCCTTCACCATGATCGGGATGTTGATTGGAATAGCCGGGTACGGAGTCCTCCTTTCAATCCGGGACACAGCACACCATGCAGCTCAATATGGCGCGCTATTCATGATCACTTGCGGCTGCTTTAGTGCTTCGCCGGTGTTCCTTTGTTGGTTTGGGATGAATCTGGGCGGACATACCAGACGGAGTGTGGGGACGGCATTCCAGATAGGGTTTGGGAACA TTGGCGGTATTATCGCGACATACtccttcttggagaaagATGCACCCCTTTACCGAAACGGATATATTATCGGTCTGTCATTTGCCTGTTTATCTGCTACCATGTCGACGGTTTATTTCTTCGCGGTCAGGTACGAAAACCGGCAGCGCGAGCGGTTAATGGCGCAGGGTAAGGAGGTTACagtgcaggaggaggagaggctAGGTGATCTGGCATGCACGTATAGATACGCCTATTGA
- a CDS encoding alkaline phosphatase D family protein (transcript_id=CADANIAT00006425): protein MVTTTALGLLSLLSLAAPSLASYSVNLNYRSPSLNKDHINLGIDTAKITRRSLVKRSEPPYAPSQLSFTHSVASGDPYADSVILWTRVAPSLNASSSEVPVSGDVPLYNHDNEKYAKASAHPICVEYRVFEDEEATSVVDQGRVFTSSDVDYTVKVEATGLEPFTTYWYQFNVCDSEKVSPLGRTKTAPAADQDLKEVKLAVHSCSNYRAFSATGPFCTSGYFNAYGNVARKDNVDYVVHLGDYIYEYENGVPGVDERAVVPPREIFSLYDYRTRLGQYRTDQDLVASHAKFPWIPVWDDHEIANNGYRDGFSGLRNTEDSFLNYGPQVSVDQRKMNAVRAYFEWMPIRQVDMDDGLRIWRSFQMGNLFDLIMIDTRNYDRSITDLSDNSEYIKLIHDDTGRSLMGPRQENWFYRQLSSSKDRGAKWRVIGNQLVFAHIQQKNEDGSLSFSGDAWTAYRANQNRTLKHMYENEIRNNINIAGDTHVNWVSDMIWEGTKPYNNVTGAGAVGVEFAGTAVSSTGLSTVSVADAESVAETYSINPELKWVEGYYRGYFELHLRQDEAEARYFGCPTVAERNSWELPLANWTVSHSESHLQRPLAGGSVEAGYFVNGNVKHSELAVNTETGKWEAVSFGKMFIRD, encoded by the exons ATGGTCACCACAACAGCTCTTGGacttctttcccttctctcgcTGGCAGCTCCCTCCCTGGCCAGCTACTCTGTGAACCTCAACTACCGCAGCCCCTCTCTCAACAAGGATCACATCAACCTCGGCATAGACACTGCCAAAATCACGCGGCGCAGTCTCGTCAAACGTTCGGAGCCGCCCTATGCGCCCTCGCAGCTCTCCTTCACCCACAGTGTTGCCTCTGGCGACCCTTATGCCGATAGCGTGATCCTCTGGACGCGTGTCGCGCCGTCACTTAACGCTTCAAGCAGTGAGGTCCCAGTTTCTGGAGATGTGCCACTCTACAACCATGACAACGAGAAATACGCCAAGGCGTCGGCGCACCCGATCTGCGTAGAGTATCGCGTgttcgaggatgaagaggcgaCCAGTGTTGTCGACCAGGGACGCGTCTTCACAAGCAGTGACGTTGACTATACAGTCAAGGTGGAAGCGACTGGACTTGAGCCGTTCACAACGTATTGGTACCAGTTCAACGTTTGCGACTCAGAGAAGGTGTCGCCGCTGGGACGGACCAAGACTGCTCCTGCAGCCGACCAGGATTTGAAAGAGGTGAAGCTAGCTGTGCATTCTTGCAGTAATTATCGTGCGTTCTCTGCCACTGGCCCCTTCTGCA CGAGTGGCTACTTCAACGCCTACGGCAATGTCGCTCGCAAAGACAATGTCGATTACGTCGTGCATTTAGGTGACTACATCTACGAGTATGAGAACGGCGTCCCGGGCGTCGACGAGCGCGCTGTTGTCCCGCCTCGCGAAATATTCAGTCTTTATGACTACCGCACGCGGCTGGGACAGTACCGCACCGACCAGGATCTCGTTGCCAGTCATGCGAAGTTTCCTTGGATCCCTGTTTGGGACGATCATG AGATCGCAAACAACGGCTACCGCGATGGCTTCAGCGGTCTTCGCAACACAGAGGACAGCTTCCTCAACTATGGACCGCAGGTCAGCGTCGACCAGCGCAAGATGAATGCTGTTCGGGCTTATTTCGAGTGGATGCCTATCCG GCAAGTTGACATGGACGACGGCCTCCGCATCTGGCGCAGTTTTCAGATGGGCAACCTCTTTGACCTTATTATGATTGATACAAGGAACTACGATCGTTCAATTACGGACTTGA GTGACAACTCTGAGTACATTAAGCTCATCCACGACGACACCGGACGTAGCCTCATGGGTCCACGACAGGAGAACTGGTTCTATCGCCAGCTGTCATCTAGCAAGGACCGTGGCGCAAAATGGCGCGTCATCGGCAACCAGCTTGTCTTCGCGCACATCCAGcagaagaacgaagacggTTCCTTGAGTTTCAGCGGGGACGCGTGGACAGCCTACCGTGCAAACCAGAACCGCACGCTCAAGCACATGTACGAGAATGAAATTCGGAATAACATTAACATTGCGGGCGATACGCATGTCAACTGG GTCTCGGATATGATCTGGGAGGGCACCAAGCCCTACAACAACGTCACCGGCGCCGGAGCCGTTGGCGTCGAATTTGCCGGCACGGCCGTTTCGTCCACGGGCCTGAGTACCGTGTCCGTCGCCGACGCCGAGTCGGTTGCAGAGACATACAGCATCAATCCCGAACTCAAGTGGGTGGAGGGGTACTACCGTGGATATTTCGAGCTTCATTTGCGCCAGGACGAAGCCGAGGCGCGCTATTTCGGTTGTCCGACCGTTGCGGAGAGGAACAGCTGGGAACTCCCGCTTGCTAATTGGACCGTTAGCCACAGTGAGAGTCATTTGCAGAGGCCGTTGGCGGGAGGAAGTGTCGAGGCGGGCTACTTCGTCAATGGGAATGTTAAGCACAGCGAGCTTGCGGTTAATACCGAGACGGGCAAGTGGGAGGCAGTGAGCTTTGGAAAGATGTTTATTAGAGACTAG
- a CDS encoding uncharacterized protein (transcript_id=CADANIAT00006423) has protein sequence MHLIPVGLLALTAQMGLVLCRPMGDGASESGKVTPEWTFSMPNTYEHSADLRRDRNHDAAMMGPSTHENEKVSDWSLETGMVDTAPTQPNTDAARMISPDGNMKEKAPDWTLGMGADMDSEQTDANSKIMDSKNLNANVKRQTVVPIPSSSVPVSPSASPTASATTSPTPSPTVPSDYGSYGEYGNYGDYASYGDYDGAILNNKERQCNL, from the exons ATGCACCTCATCCCTGTCGGACTTTTGGCCCTGACGGCGCAGATGGGCCTGGTTCTCTGTCGACCGATGGGAGATGGCGCCTCGGAGTCTGGGAAAGTCACCCCGGAATGGACGTTCAGCATGCCCAATACCTATGAGCACTCTGCCGACCTGCGCAGAGACCGCAATCACGATGCGGCGATGATGGGGCCCAGCACCCACGAAAACGAAAAAGTATCCGACTGGTCACTTGAGACCGGCATGGTGGATACAGCTCCCACTCAACCGAATACCGACGCTGCAAGGATGATCTCCCCCGACGGAAACATGAAAGAGAAGGCCCCGGACTGGACACTCGGTATGGGCGCGGACATGGATTCTGAACAAACCGACGCCAACTCGAAGATTATGGATAGCAAGAATCTCAACGCCAACGTCAAGCGCCAGACTGTTGTCCCGATCCCCAGCTCGAGCGTTCCAGTATCGCCTTCAGCCAGCCCTACTGCTTCCGCTACGACCAGTCCCACCCCATCACCCACTGTCCCGAGTGACTATGGTAGCTATGGAGAGTATGGGAACTACGGGGATTATGCAAGTTACGGAGACTATGACGGCGCTATCTTAAACA acaaagaaaggcAATGCAATCTGTGA
- a CDS encoding uncharacterized protein (transcript_id=CADANIAT00006420) encodes MFPLSQRAQRRLLLLFAAVLLGHFYFAYTHYYGRPHHYSTDPNSGPSYSINGRIPADCPPLPGLENIVLVLKTGVTESQTKLPIHRNTTLRCVPNYIVWSDYDEEVADIPVHDVLYNESSALHNLPDFNLYMRVQEQGRQALTQTDLSGIREESTAFGKSNPGWKLDKWKFVPMISHTLRVFHQPEARWYIFMEADTYILLPSLLSWLSTLDPNQPWYLGNQMQIRDILFAHGGSGFILSRPAIEAANNIILDKRGYWDAITQSEWAGDCVLGILLGQAGVELTWSWPLLQLSPPKEIEFFGLNYGRRMWCFPAVSFHHLDPSEIKDLVRAERGIAGRKGVVEPVLWRDIFYTLARPEMVSEDADGIRRGWDNGAAEEKGKVDSAEACKKLCESDRFCLRFVRRADGVCAFGRDARIGEEKMGAESGWMTHRIDRVARMLGTCPGVEWG; translated from the coding sequence ATGTTCCCCCTCTCCCAGCGGGCGCagcgccgcctcctcctgctcttcgCCGCCGTCCTCCTTGGCCATTTCTACTTCGCCTATACGCACTATTATGGACGACCCCACCACTATTCAACCGATCCCAATTCAGGCCCCTCGTACTCTATCAATGGCCGGATCCCGGCCGACTGCCCACCTCTCCCGGGCCTGGAGAATATCGTGCTCGTGCTCAAGACCGGGGTCACCGAGTCCCAAACCAAACTGCCGATCCACCGCAATACGACTCTCCGCTGCGTACCCAACTATATTGTCTGGAGCGACTACGACGAGGAAGTCGCCGATATCCCCGTTCATGATGTCCTCTATAACGAATCGTCGGCGTTACATAATCTCCCCGATTTCAACCTCTATATGCGCGTGCAGGAGCAGGGCCGCCAGGCGCTCACGCAGACTGACCTGAGCGGGATCAGGGAAGAGTCCACGGCGTTTGGGAAGAGTAATCCCGGCTGGAAACTGGATAAGTGGAAATTCGTTCCGATGATCTCTCATACGCTGCGAGTCTTCCACCAGCCCGAGGCCCGCTGGTATATCTTCATGGAAGCAGATACCTATATCCTGCTCCCGTCGCTGCTGTCGTGGCTGTCGACCCTCGATCCTAACCAGCCCTGGTACCTGGGGAACCAAATGCAGATCCGCGATATTCTCTTTGCGCACGGTGGATCCGGGTTCATCCTCTCAAGGCCTGCCATCGAGGCCGCCAATAATATTATCCTCGATAAGCGGGGGTACTGGGATGCCATCACTCAGAGCGAATGGGCTGGCGACTGTGTTCTCGGCATCCTCCTTGGCCAGGCCGGTGTGGAACTCACCTGGTCatggccgctgctgcaactttCCCCGCCGAAGGAGATTGAGTTCTTTGGGCTGAACTACGGTCGCAGGATGTGGTGTTTTCCGGCCGTGAGTTTTCACCACCTTGACCCCAGCGAGATCAAGGACCTGGTACGCGCCGAGCGGGGGATTGCCGGCCGGAAGGGCGTTGTGGAGCCAGTGCTCTGGCGGGATATCTTTTATACGCTGGCGCGTCCGGAGATGGTCTCAGAAGATGCTGATGGGATACGAAGGGGGTGGGATAATGGGGCAgccgaggagaaggggaaagtGGATTCCGCAGAGGCGTGCAAGAAGCTCTGTGAGAGCGACAGGTTTTGTCTACGGTTTGTGAGGAGAGCGGATGGCGTCTGCGCGTTTGGACGTGATGCAAGGATcggcgaggagaagatgggtGCGGAGAGCGGCTGGATGACGCACAGGATTGATAGGGTGGCCAGAATGCTGGGCACTTGTCCGGGAGTGGAATGGGGGTAG
- a CDS encoding oxidase ustYa family protein (transcript_id=CADANIAT00006422), producing MHADRPIRVSVEEAAGSGIALDHVQISEAHGGGYPANVEGLHHLHCLGDGAFRNDDFIVRKHVSHCLDILRQQLMCTIDVGVLGQVWIHPDHPSPFVDFNTEHVCRNFEDIREWAQRNQLPLPAHGHGADGAQADFLVPPRKDKVLSEIP from the exons ATGCATGCAGATAGGCCTATCCGCGTCTCAGTTGAGGAAGCAGCTGGGTCCGGAATCGCGCTAGATCATGTCCAGATCAGCGAAGCCCACGGTGGTGGGTATCCGGCAAATGTCGAGGGGCTTCATCATTTGCATTGCTTG GGAGACGGTGCATTCCGAAACGATGATTTTATCGTCCGGAAACATGTTT CACATTGCCTTGATATTCTCCGCCAACAGCTAATGTGCACGATTGATGTCGGCGTCCTAGGGCAGGTCTGGATCCATCCGGATCATCCTAGTCCCTTCGTTGACTTCAATACGGAACACGTTTGTCGGAATTTTGAGGACATTCGGGAGTGGGCACAGAGAAATCAGTTGCCTTTGCCTGCGCATGGACATGGGGCTGATGGTGCACAGGCTGACTTTTTGGTCCCACCACGAAAAGATAAGGTTTTGAGCGAAATTCCCTGA